Below is a window of Candidatus Neomarinimicrobiota bacterium DNA.
TAGTCTCAAAATCTGCGTCACGCATATTCGATGCGTGATACGCCTCCTCCCATCTCTTCTTCGCTTCCTCAAACAATTTCTTTTTATCGCTCATTCTCAGCCAATCTTACTTAATATTCTCTTCGCTCTCGGATTCGGATTCAACCGCGGCCTCTTCTTTCTGAGCGTTAATCTCATCCTGTTTTGCATTCGAATTACGGGGTATGGTCAGCTTTTGAGTAGCAAAGACAAGCGCCGCTGACGCCTCGTCTTCGCTGTCTTCCATCAGGAGTGTAGTCTGGTTTGCGAGTGATTCTCTCACCTTGCCGCTAAACGGCACTCCACCGACATATTCCGGCGTGATGGACAAGTATTTTTTTACCAATTCCACCATTTTGATTCCTACAGAACCCTCATGGCTGTTCTGGACAAAGTTAACTACAATTCGAAGATCGATCGAATCAAGCGTTGATTTTAAATCGTTAACAGATTCGGGCGAGACAAGGCCCGCCTTTTCAATCAGCTCCCTAATATTCCGAATCCCGGCATCGTTTATGGGATTCCGCGCCTGATCGATCAGGTCATGGAGCTTCCGGTCTTTTTGAAATACCGTTAAAAGTTTTCGGTAAATAGATGCCTTAATAAACCCGTATGCAGACTCGATTGCAGGTTTTTCAGGGATTGTAACGATAATACCGGTATCCGCCATTGAGAAAAGATCGAGCGTGTTGTATGAAGTTCCGGCGCCTACATCGAGGAGGATATATTCAGCCTGAAGCTGTTGTATATGTCTCATGAATTTGAGTTTAGTAAAATATCTCGGATTCGCCATCCCTACAATCTCATTGCTTCCCGGAAGAAACTTCAAACCGTCAATTGAAGTTTCCATGAGCAGTTCGTCGAGCGTGGACGCTCTTCTCAGGAAGAAGTCATAAATGGTCGACTGCGGTGCGCTGATTCCGAGATAAGAATGCAGATTTGCACCGCCGAGATCGGTATCCACAACTATGACTTTTTTGCCGAGTTTCGCGAGCCCAACCGCTATATTAGCAGAAAACATGCTCTTCCCTACTCCGCCTTTTCCACCCCCGACAGCCCATATCACCCCACGCGCCATCAGCCCACGTCCTCAAGATTCGCTCTGAGTATCAATTCAACCAATCGAGTTAAAACGTCCACTTTCTTATTTAGGATTCCTAACTTTTCATTCTGAAGCGAAACCAGCTTAAGCAGTTCGACAGAAGAACTATCCCTGGTCAGAGCTTCAGGACTATCTTCTTCCGAAATTGTTGTATCCTCGGCAGTCTCCGGAAAACCTTCGCCGTTGGATCCGTCGTGCGAGATTTCCTCTTCTGCCGGTTTTTCCTCGATACCCTCCGGCTTGAGATTATTCACAAGGTCATCTATATCGCGTCGTTCGTCGTCTGACAGGTTCTGCATCAGTCTTTTTCGTTCATCTCTTTCATCACATCGGAGATCTCAGTGTCGATTTTTTT
It encodes the following:
- a CDS encoding P-loop NTPase, whose protein sequence is MARGVIWAVGGGKGGVGKSMFSANIAVGLAKLGKKVIVVDTDLGGANLHSYLGISAPQSTIYDFFLRRASTLDELLMETSIDGLKFLPGSNEIVGMANPRYFTKLKFMRHIQQLQAEYILLDVGAGTSYNTLDLFSMADTGIIVTIPEKPAIESAYGFIKASIYRKLLTVFQKDRKLHDLIDQARNPINDAGIRNIRELIEKAGLVSPESVNDLKSTLDSIDLRIVVNFVQNSHEGSVGIKMVELVKKYLSITPEYVGGVPFSGKVRESLANQTTLLMEDSEDEASAALVFATQKLTIPRNSNAKQDEINAQKEEAAVESESESEENIK